TCGTGATGGACAACCCGGAGCACGACGCCGTGCGGCGCCTGGTGCTCGGTGAGTTCACCGTCAAGCGGGCCGAACGATGGCGCCCCGCCGTACGCGCCGTGGTCGAGGACCGCCTCGACCGGATGCTCCGGGGCACCGAGGCCGACCTGGTGGCGGACCTGGCGCTGCCCGTCGCGCTCACCGTCATCTGCGAGTTCCTCGGGGTGCCCTTCGAGGACCGCGAGCTCTTCCGCAGCCTGACGCACACCATGAACCTCGTCGCGGGCAGCACCGAGAGCGCCGCCGCCGCCCGCCAGGCCCTCCAGGACTACCTGGAGGACCTCGTGGCCGCCCGCGAACAGCGCCCGCAGGACGACTTCCTGAGCCGGATGGCCGCCCGGCACCTCGCCGACGGTTCCATGGATCGCCGCCAACTGGCTGCAATGGGGCTGCTGTTGCTCACCGCGGGCCATGACACCACCGCCAACATGATCTCCCTGGGCGTGCTGACCCTGCTGCGGCACCCCCGGCACTTCGCCGCCCTCGGCGCGGACGACGACCCCGTGCTGCTCGCCGCCACCGTCGAGGAGATGCTCCGCCACCTCACCGTCGTCCAGCGCGGCATCCGCCGTATCGCACGCGAGGACACCGAGGTCGGCGGCCACCCGGTCCGGGCGGGGGAGGGCGTGGTCGCCGCGATCAACGTCGCCAACAGGGACCCCGAACGCTTCTCCGCCGGGGAGGAGTTCGACCCCGCGGCCCGCGCGCACGGGCACCTCGCCTTCGGGTACGGGCCCCACCAGTGCATGGGCCAGTCGCTGGCCCGGGTGGAGCTCCAGGAGGTCTACGCGGCCGTGGCCCGGCGGATTCCGACGCTGCGCACCACCGTGCCCGTCGAGGAGATCCGCTTCAAGTCCGACATGGCCGTCTACGGAGTCCACGCGCTGCCCGTGACCTGGTGAGACCCACGCCACCCGACCCCGCCCCGAAGGAGCCGACCCGCCCCGATGAAGATCACCCTCGAACCCGACCGCTGCGTCGGCGCCGGCCACTGCGTACTGTCCGCCCCCGAGGTCTTCGACCAGGACGAAGCCGACGGCGTCGTCCTGCTGCTGGACCCCGATCCGGCCGAGGCCCTCGTCGGCGCCGTCCACGAGGCCGCGGACCTGTGCCCCGCCCAGGCGATCCTGGTCGCCGAGGCCGGGGCCGAGGCCGGGGCCGACACCGGGCCGGTGGCATGAGCGCCGCCCTGCTGGCCGCCCTGCGCGCCGCGGTGGGCCGTGGCGGCCTGCTCACCGATCCCGACGCCACGGCCGGCTACGCCCACGACATGATGCCGCTCGTCCCGTACGGCCGGCCGCTCGCCGTCGTCCTGCCCGAGGCGACCGACCAGGTCCAGGCCTGCGTACGCGCCTGCGCGGCGGCGGGCGTCCCGATCGTGCCGCGGGGAGCCGGCACCGGACTGACCGGCGCCGCCAACGCCCTCGAAGGCTGCGTCGTCATGGTCACCACCCGGATGAACCGGATCCTCGAACTCGACGCGGACAACCGCCTCGCGGTCGTCGAGCCCGGAGTGGTCAACCAGGACCTGAAGACGGCCGCCGCCGCCCGCGGCCTGTACTACCCGCCCGACCCGTCCAGCCTCGACACGTGCACCCTCGGCGGCAACCTGGCGACCAACGCAGGCGGCCTGTGCTGCGGCAAGTACGGGGTCACCGGCGACTACGTCCTGGGCCTGGAGGCGGTCCTCGCCGACGGCTCCCTGCTGCGCACCGGCCGCCGCACCGTCAAGGGGGTGGCCGGCTACGACCTCACGCGCCTCCTCGTCGGCAGCGAGGGCACCCTCGGCGTCATCACCCGGGCCACCCTGGCCCTGCGGCCGCTGCCGGCGGCGCCCGGCACCGTCATCGCGGCGTTCGACTCCGTGACCAAGGCCGGCGACAGCGTCAACCGGATCGTACGGGCCGGCCTCGTGCCCTCCCTCATGGAGATCATGGACGCGACCTCGCTCCGCGCGTCCTCCGCCTACCTCGGCACCGACCTCGCCGGCCACGGGGACCGGGCCCTGCTGCTGTGCCAGTCCGATGCGGGCGGACCGGCCGCCGAGGCCGAACTCGACCGGATGGAACGGCTCTTCCGGCAGGCCGGCGCGGCGTACACGCACGCCACCCAGGACCCGGCCGAGGGCGCGCTGCTGCTCCGCGCCCGCAGGGTCAGCCTCACCGCCCTGGAGGCCAGGGGCGCCTGCATGACCGAGGACGTGGCGGTGCCCCGTACCCGGATCGCCGAACTCATCGACGGCTGCGCCAGGATCGGGGAGGACGCCGGGCTGACGGTCGCGGTGGTGGGCCACGCGGGCGACGGCAACATGCACCCCACCGTCCTCTACGACCGCGCGGGCACCGACGAGTACGCCCGCGCCCGCGTGGCGTTCGACGAGATCCTGGCCCTGGCCCTGGCCCTCGGCGGAACCATCACCGGCGAGCACGGGGTCGGAAAGCTCAAACAGGACTGGCTCGAGCGGGAACTGGGCCCGGTCGGCCTGCGCGTCCACCGGGCCGTCAAGTCCGCGCTCGACCCGGCCGGCCTGTTCAACCCCGGCGGCATGCTCGTCCCGCACGCGGGCGCCCCGGACACACCGTGATCACCGAGAGCTGGCGGACCGTGGCCGGGCTCGCAGCCCCCTTGCGGACGCTGTTCTTCACCACGCTGATCTTCCGCACCGGCACCATGGCCTACCCCTTCCTCGCCCCGCACCTGCTGCTGAACGGAGGACTGGACGCGGCCGCCGCGGGGCTGACCGTCACCGGGTTCGGGGTCGGCGCACTCGCCGCCGACCTGGCCGCCGGCCGGCTGCTCGGGCGGATGCACCCGCACACCCTGATGCAGGCCGGCTTCCTGCTGGGCGCCGCCGTGCTCGCGGTGGTGCCGCTGCTGCACGGCCTGCCCGCGCTCGCCGCCGGAGTGCTGGTGTGGGGATTCGCGTACGAGATCGTCACCCCCGCGGCATACGCGGCGACCATCGCCGGGTCCGCGCCGGCGGAGCGCAAGGTCGCCTTCTCCTGCTACCGCCTCGCCATCAACGTCGGCATGGCCGCCGGACCCGTACTCGGAGCCCTGCTGTTCGCGATCGACCCGTACGCCGTGTTCTGGGCCAACGCCCTGTGCGTCCTGGCCGCCGCCGCCCACCTGCACGCCCGCCGCGACGGCATCCGGCGTCGTCCGGCATCGGCCGGGGGCCGGCAGGCCGTGCACCACCCTGTACGAGAGCGGCCGTCGCTGCCCGAACGCACCCGGTTCTGGGCCGTGTTCGGCCTCTCGCTGCCCGTCCAGCTGGCGTACGCACTGCCGTCGGTCTTCGCCGGCACGTACGTCATCGTCGGCCTCGGCCTGCCCGGCTACTGGGCCGGCATCGTCTTCACCGTCAACGCCCTCGGGATCGTCCTGTTCGAGGTCCCGCTCAACGTCCGGATGGCACGGGTCGGCGACCTGCCCACCCTGCTCACCGGGTACGCGCTGGCCGGCGCGGGGTTCCTGCTCATGGCCCTGGCCGACACCGGCCCGGAGCTGGTGCTCGCCACCCTCGTGTGGACGGCCGGGGAAATCGTCGTCTTCCCCGGACTGCTCGACTACGTGAGCCGTCTCTCCGGTCCCGGGGCCGACCGCAACATGAGCCTGTTCTCCGGCGGCGTCAACCTGGCCTTCATCACGGCCCCGCAGCT
The Streptomyces sp. NBC_01296 DNA segment above includes these coding regions:
- a CDS encoding cytochrome P450, which encodes MTDPTALHYPMDRQCPFAPPREVTAVRDAGEVPRVTLWNGVRPWLFTRFEDARTVLSDPRFSADKSRPGYPLSSAVALAETAVEPTLLVMDNPEHDAVRRLVLGEFTVKRAERWRPAVRAVVEDRLDRMLRGTEADLVADLALPVALTVICEFLGVPFEDRELFRSLTHTMNLVAGSTESAAAARQALQDYLEDLVAAREQRPQDDFLSRMAARHLADGSMDRRQLAAMGLLLLTAGHDTTANMISLGVLTLLRHPRHFAALGADDDPVLLAATVEEMLRHLTVVQRGIRRIAREDTEVGGHPVRAGEGVVAAINVANRDPERFSAGEEFDPAARAHGHLAFGYGPHQCMGQSLARVELQEVYAAVARRIPTLRTTVPVEEIRFKSDMAVYGVHALPVTW
- a CDS encoding ferredoxin — encoded protein: MKITLEPDRCVGAGHCVLSAPEVFDQDEADGVVLLLDPDPAEALVGAVHEAADLCPAQAILVAEAGAEAGADTGPVA
- a CDS encoding FAD-binding oxidoreductase, with translation MSAALLAALRAAVGRGGLLTDPDATAGYAHDMMPLVPYGRPLAVVLPEATDQVQACVRACAAAGVPIVPRGAGTGLTGAANALEGCVVMVTTRMNRILELDADNRLAVVEPGVVNQDLKTAAAARGLYYPPDPSSLDTCTLGGNLATNAGGLCCGKYGVTGDYVLGLEAVLADGSLLRTGRRTVKGVAGYDLTRLLVGSEGTLGVITRATLALRPLPAAPGTVIAAFDSVTKAGDSVNRIVRAGLVPSLMEIMDATSLRASSAYLGTDLAGHGDRALLLCQSDAGGPAAEAELDRMERLFRQAGAAYTHATQDPAEGALLLRARRVSLTALEARGACMTEDVAVPRTRIAELIDGCARIGEDAGLTVAVVGHAGDGNMHPTVLYDRAGTDEYARARVAFDEILALALALGGTITGEHGVGKLKQDWLERELGPVGLRVHRAVKSALDPAGLFNPGGMLVPHAGAPDTP
- a CDS encoding MFS transporter; this translates as MITESWRTVAGLAAPLRTLFFTTLIFRTGTMAYPFLAPHLLLNGGLDAAAAGLTVTGFGVGALAADLAAGRLLGRMHPHTLMQAGFLLGAAVLAVVPLLHGLPALAAGVLVWGFAYEIVTPAAYAATIAGSAPAERKVAFSCYRLAINVGMAAGPVLGALLFAIDPYAVFWANALCVLAAAAHLHARRDGIRRRPASAGGRQAVHHPVRERPSLPERTRFWAVFGLSLPVQLAYALPSVFAGTYVIVGLGLPGYWAGIVFTVNALGIVLFEVPLNVRMARVGDLPTLLTGYALAGAGFLLMALADTGPELVLATLVWTAGEIVVFPGLLDYVSRLSGPGADRNMSLFSGGVNLAFITAPQLALHLSGPGHPGTPWAAAGAAVCAACLLLLAARTHPYTWHKEELCTSAT